The Apium graveolens cultivar Ventura chromosome 11, ASM990537v1, whole genome shotgun sequence genome has a window encoding:
- the LOC141696515 gene encoding uncharacterized protein LOC141696515, translating to MRRSSKEGARGGENRGKEIVRGVRDRSKVRCFNFQTYRNFAVECRKPRKEKEMSKEVNLSQIQGDELALVVAEIDKSETKKMMLKEETVVPKLRASGEELRQSQVWYLDNGASNHMTGQQGKFKTLDESVRGQIKFGDGSIVCIKGRGTISFKCKNGEEKVLRDVYYIPSLCNNIISLGQLSEEGNKIVLEGDYLWIHEKYGRLLMKVKKAENRLYKISLEENNPMCLMSKSEEETWIGMPVWVM from the coding sequence ATGAGAAGGAGTAGCAAGGAGGGAGCTCGAGGTGGAGAAAATCGTGGGAAGGAGATCGTCCGAGGAGTGCGTGACAGAAGTAAAGTAAGGTGTTTTAACTTTCAGACATATAGAAACTTTGCTGTGGAGTGTAGAAAACCACGGAAGGAGAAGGAAATGTCCAAGGAAGTGAATCTTTCTCAGATACAAGGTGATGAACTAGCCTTAGTTGTGGCTGAGATTGATAAGAGCGAGACAAAAAAGATGATGCTGAAAGAGGAGACTGTAGTGCCAAAGTTGCGAGCAAGTGGTGAAGAACTAAGGCAATCTCAAGTGTGGTATCTGGATAACGGAGCAAGTAATCATATGACCGGTCAACAAGGAAAATTCAAAACACTGGATGAAAGTGTGAGGGGACAAATAAAATTTGGTGATGGGTCCATAGTGTGCATAAAGGGCAGAGGAACCATCTCATTCAAGTGTAAAAATGGCGAAGAAAAGGTCTTGAGAGATGTGTATTATATACCCTCTTTATGCAACAATATAATCAGCTTGGGACAATTATCTGAGGAGGGGAATAAAATTGTACTTGAAGGGGATTACCTATGGATACATGAAAAATATGGACGTTTGTTGATGAAGGTGAAGAAGGCTGAGAATCGGCTGTACAAGATCAGTCTTGAGGAGAATAATCCTATGTGCTTAATGTCGAAAAGTGAGGAGGAAACGTGGATTGGCATGCCCGTCTGGGTCATGTGA